The following nucleotide sequence is from Harmonia axyridis chromosome 5, icHarAxyr1.1, whole genome shotgun sequence.
TATAAAAGGATTCAGTTAAATCTGCTGTAACACTTCACATTGCACTTTTCAACTAAACTACGTTGCacgaaaaatattcagaattgaaaagtgCGGAGTTTAAAAAGTAAAGGCAACATTGCTTAACGCATATATTTGTTCAACAATATTATTTTCACtttgaaaattcgacaaaagCATTTGTaaaaatgatcaattttgaCTGTGAAAATTTCGTTAACCGTATTTTGAACCATTCAAGTCTTTATTACAGAAAAGCTCCTATAATTCCCAAGAGAAGTTCTGCACAGACAGTGTCGAGAATTTTTGATTCgagttttggattattttcatttcaattatcaTATTCTCATAAAAGACATTTGATTAATTTCACTTTACATACTCGTACATCATGAATTAAGATAAGAACATCCCAAATAACGCAAAAATGACTGAATTTAGAATCATGATTAAgttgaaacaatatttttccacgcaaaattcaattcaatagtgAAAAAACAGGGTTCTTATTTGAAGAACATAAGTTATGGTCCGAATTTCTACACAATATTTTGAATACCCTGCGATTATATTGCAAGAAAATTTCACATTAACCTACTATGAGAATGTGGAAACAATTCAAAGTATATCGAGAATAAGCTAATGACTAAAATACTGACTACGCATATTTCTACTTTTCTCAGTTTTAGTAGAAGAGCTTAACATTTTTCTCTCAATTTAACACTTCAAGGCAACTGTATCAGTTGCTGATGACATAAAAAAGAATTCAGctctaataatgaaattgtttcctGAAAATGtgctcaaaaaatattttaatcatCAGATTATTTCCATACTTTGAATTTGGATAACATTTTTATGTTTCATTGATCAATTCCTGGTACTTTTTGACTTACTACTAACACAGCATATCAtggaaaatgaaatttgtttttccaAAAACCGGAAATATGTCACATTTTGTGGAATTTCTTGCCTTTTGTATGTAATATAATTTAATAATCTGAATAATCTGTTTTCTTACAGGAAGGTCCTATTCGTAAGGAATCAGGAAAGAGGGGACGTAAGCCAGGAAGAAAATCAGGAGATAAAGTGGACATGAGAGCGAAGTTAGGTTTGTATGTTGATTTTCtataaattttatataattGAACATATCATGTTTTTCCAAGACCCATTTTTTTTGTATGTATATTGAAATTGACTGATTGCTTATAAGAAACTGAATAACTCTTGATTTTTCATTgtaaatatacaaatttctttgaaaaatgtaGAGAAGACCTCTGATTTTTAtcacattgaaatttttttcatgtttctcAAATAAAACATTAGTAtccaatattattttattaatctGTATATTAACACCTAACTACCCTCAAGTTTCCAAAATGAGAGAATTAAAGATGAATGGATGaatgttaaaaattaaaatactaaGTGTTTGAATAAACCTGGAAATAAGGACTGAGATCATTCGCAAACAACTATCCCCTCCTTTTTTATATGCTCAATAGATGAAATAATGTATTCTTATTTATACTTGAATTTGTACTCATCCTAAAGTGAGTTTGATAGCTTTAACTCTCAATAGCTCAATTACCAGCTAAATTAGAATATTCTGAGGATAAATCAATCAAGCATGATGGTCAATAATATtgtggaaaaattaaaattaatttattaaaacTTTCAGAACGAAGTAGGCAGAGTGCAAGAGAATGCAGAGCAAGAAAGAAACTTAGATATCAGTATCTAGAAGAACTAGTTGCAGACAGAGAAAAAGCAGTGTTTGCATTGCGAAAGGAATTTGAAAGAGTATGTTTTGGCGATGTTTGACATTTTGAGAGAAATTCTTGATAATTATTCGATTTCAGTATGTTTCTTGGGGCAAAGAAATAGATGAAGGGAGGATCCCTGATGGTTTACAAGACGTTCTTGAAGAATTTGGTATCCTTAAACAAGAACAGTGAAACTAATTGTGATAATTTATATATAAGATTTTTTGGTGAAAATGATGTATTCTTAATCCTAATGATGATATGGTACcagttattttttattatatgttaaaatgtttatatttattaaattaaaattgaaaaatgttttaaattatgtcataatttcatataaaaaacaaGTTTTTCAATTAATGCTCAAATTTTCTGTAGACCTCCTCCACCTGATGAGGTAGAAGTTGTTGGGGAAGAAGAATAttaaactattttttttatttcaaacccTTCAAGATATACagttattgaaaaaagaaatagcAGTTATTTGTCTTGTTTAAATTAAATGTGTAAATTATTAGATCTTGCATCGATTTTATACGAGTGTTTACCTTTGAGAACTCAATATCAatgtttgatttattattttctagaaTTAGCCCTTTAGAAACTGTACATTGAAAACAAATCTAgcgattaaaatttcaaatttacgcTTTCAGTTCTAAtagaatatcaaattaaaataaacAGCAATCTATATTTTACAcaacaatataattttttgaaactcGTTCTTCTAATAAGGCGCTATATACGATGTTTGTATTTTGAGCCACGACTGATCAATTCGATCCCAGGCCCAATGCTTTCAGTCCGTCCGGCTGTAAGCAGGATAATTTTGGGAAAGAAAAACCTAGAGTCGTGTATTGTGAGTTGCAGAGATTTGATAATGTCAGGCAACTTTTAATACACATCTATTCATTGTGTGAAGCATACCTTCTGTCATTCATAACGTTTTTTCTGTGTTCTTTCCATTCATTCGTTTAAAAAAAATAGGACCTACTACTAGCACAATATACGATTCTCGTTCTCGAGTCCGTTCGTTATGCTCGGATGTAAACTTCGGCTGTTCTCTGTTTATGGTATTGAAAGTTGTTGATTGTGTTGGTGGTATTAAACTGGAGTGTTACTCTAAATAAAAAGGATAACACTCGACATTGTTTGTTTGACATTTGAACCAATTATGGAAATGGAATTAAGAGAATGAAAATATCCTCTTTATATATCATAAATTTTAGTTGTGGTGAGTAATTTGCTATTTTGACGATGGCGTAGTTCATTGGCTTCAAATACATCAATTCAATTCTaattggaaaatattctt
It contains:
- the LOC123680455 gene encoding REPTOR-binding partner, with protein sequence MDFQEMAVIEEQPSLEGPIRKESGKRGRKPGRKSGDKVDMRAKLERSRQSARECRARKKLRYQYLEELVADREKAVFALRKEFERYVSWGKEIDEGRIPDGLQDVLEEFGILKQEQ